The genomic interval GGCGTCGCTGACCTTCAACCGGCGGACGTTCGCTTCGCCCTGGTCTGCGTTGGCGATCGCGGCGAGGAGCGTGGTCTTCACGAAGAGCGCGGCGCGGAGCTTCGAGAGCTCCAGGGTCGTCACGGCCTCGGCCGCGGGCTTGTTGCGGATGAGGTTCACGACCTGGCGGACCTTGAGCGGGCTGATCCGGGCGTTGCGGTGGGTGCTGGTGAAGGCCATCGGGGGCGTCCGTCGGGAAAAGGGGGAGGGCTCGCCTCGC from Phycisphaera mikurensis NBRC 102666 carries:
- the rplV gene encoding 50S ribosomal protein L22 — encoded protein: MAFTSTHRNARISPLKVRQVVNLIRNKPAAEAVTTLELSKLRAALFVKTTLLAAIANADQGEANVRRLKVSDARVDSGPTIKRFQPKDRGRAHAIKKRTSHITVGVSEA